In the genome of Drosophila subpulchrella strain 33 F10 #4 breed RU33 chromosome 2L, RU_Dsub_v1.1 Primary Assembly, whole genome shotgun sequence, one region contains:
- the LOC119546936 gene encoding LOW QUALITY PROTEIN: uncharacterized protein LOC119546936 (The sequence of the model RefSeq protein was modified relative to this genomic sequence to represent the inferred CDS: substituted 2 bases at 2 genomic stop codons) — MIDGHLAYKLTPELLLVHCRPGSANFQRFRLHPKSKKIYKKISXKXKEDAFWPISNEADFQLGKNLATNQKQRRVNETTTEFGPRCDRDFECEYECELSKAQLDMLINCHEPDPSWLLLITIQLQIEWISRSRCGCECGCVEETRAQGVNTIVNKLAPLALNYC; from the exons ATGATTGATGGGCATCTTGCGTACAAATTAACACCGGAATTACTCCTCGTGCACTGCAGGCCAGGTTCGGCAAACTTCCAACGGTTTCGACTCCACCCCAAGAGCAAAAagatatacaaaaaaataagttaaaagtaaaaagaagATGCGTTTTGGCCCATTTCAAATGAAGCCGACTTTCAATTAGGCAAAAACTTGGCAACCAACCAAAAACAAAGGCGAGTTAATGAGACGACGACTGAGTTTGGCCCGAGGTGCGATCGTGACTTCGAATGTGAATATGAATGTGAGT TGTCAAAGGCGCAGCTGGATATGCTGATTAATTGCCATGAGCCAGATCCTAGCTGGCTCTTATTAATTACGATCCAGCTCCAGATCGAGTGGATCTCCAGATCTCGATGTGGATGTGAATGTGGATGTGTCGAGGAGACGCGTGCTCAAGGCGTGAATACCATCGTCAACAAGCTAGCACCTCTCGCTCTGAATTATTGCTGA